The following proteins are encoded in a genomic region of Blastopirellula marina:
- a CDS encoding TPM domain-containing protein: MEIRRHLRSIAFTLCTIGLLFGTFVSQASAVHIDLEPPGPREFIRDQANLISPEDKEKIREICDKLLTDTATPIIVITIESMSKYGGEGMRIETFATLLFDQWGIGQATLNNQEWNTGILLLVSRDDHKARIELGGGWGRREDALCRQIMDEQIIPRFKQGEFSTGILAGVESLDKMARKLELPAAPVPWWQYAIWIGFFGLAIFTAVSLYRRGSSGWAWLFWGVVFTVIGAILYQMATSRGSGGGGGFSGGSFGGGSSGGGGATGSW; the protein is encoded by the coding sequence ATGGAAATCAGACGTCACCTTAGGTCGATCGCGTTCACCCTCTGCACGATCGGCTTGCTATTTGGGACATTCGTCTCGCAAGCCTCGGCTGTACATATCGACTTAGAGCCGCCCGGACCGCGAGAATTCATTCGCGATCAGGCCAATCTGATCTCACCCGAAGACAAAGAGAAGATCCGCGAGATCTGCGACAAGCTACTGACCGATACGGCAACCCCGATTATCGTCATTACGATCGAGTCGATGTCGAAGTATGGGGGCGAAGGGATGCGAATCGAAACCTTCGCGACGCTACTATTCGATCAATGGGGCATTGGGCAAGCCACTCTCAATAATCAAGAATGGAACACCGGTATTTTGCTGCTCGTCTCGCGCGACGACCACAAGGCCCGCATTGAACTTGGCGGTGGCTGGGGACGACGCGAGGATGCCCTTTGTCGGCAGATCATGGACGAGCAGATCATTCCCCGTTTCAAGCAAGGTGAGTTCTCGACCGGAATCTTAGCTGGCGTCGAGTCACTCGACAAAATGGCGCGGAAGTTAGAACTGCCAGCCGCTCCAGTTCCTTGGTGGCAGTATGCGATCTGGATCGGCTTCTTCGGGCTGGCCATCTTCACCGCCGTATCGCTTTACCGACGGGGTTCAAGCGGATGGGCCTGGCTGTTTTGGGGCGTCGTTTTCACGGTCATCGGTGCGATTCTTTACCAGATGGCGACCAGTCGCGGCAGCGGAGGAGGCGGCGGCTTCAGTGGCGGATCGTTCGGTGGTGGCTCGTCAGGTGGCGGTGGTGCCACAGGTTCTTGGTAA